Proteins encoded within one genomic window of Oncorhynchus tshawytscha isolate Ot180627B linkage group LG02, Otsh_v2.0, whole genome shotgun sequence:
- the si:dkey-19e4.5 gene encoding probable peptidyl-tRNA hydrolase 2 produces the protein MEPSDQQTGPDSGSQEVNSVYLQQLRELDIPEEAAKQALLHTRNVSAEEAAMYYFNKLENEEEGEDDLMFKMVFVVNMDLAMGVGKVAAQVGHAAVGLYQALQEKNSWREMAWKWDHGGAKKVVLQGTNMAHLLELQALAMSLSLPTYLVQDAGRTQVEAGSRTILAIVGEEDMVNNVTGSLKLL, from the exons ATGGAGCCCTCCGACCAACAGACAGGCCCAGACTCTGGCTCTCAGGAGGTCAACTCTGTGTACCTACAGCAACTTCGGGAGCTGGACATCCCAGAGGAGGCTGCCAAGCAG GCACTCTTGCACACCCGAAATGTGTCTGCTGAGGAGGCTGCCATGTACTACTTCAACAAGCTAGAGAATGAG GAAGAAGGAGAAGACGACCTCATGTTCAAGATGGTGTTTGTGGTGAACATGGACCTGGCCATGGGTGTGGGAAAG gtGGCTGCGCAGGTGGGCCATGCGGCCGTAGGGCTTTATCAGGCCCTGCAGGAGAAGAACAGCTGGAGGGAGATGGCCTGGAAGTGGGACCATGGCGG GGCGAAGAAGGTGGTGTTGCAGGGGACCAACATGGCTCACCTTTTGGAGCTGCAGGCCCTGGCAATGAGCCTTAGCCTGCCCACGTATCTGGTCCAGGACGCCGGACGCACCCAG GTGGAAGCTGGCTCGCGCACCATCCTGGCCATCGTTGGGGAAGAGGATATGGTGAACAACGTCACTGGAAGTCTGAAGCTGCTCTGA